The Prosthecobacter dejongeii genome contains a region encoding:
- a CDS encoding type III polyketide synthase, translating into MPAYIHHIATGNPAYTYSQAYTRDRLKDWAVDPKTKRLIHAIYNRSGIETRHSVTGDFVMGSEASLYRSDAEGRLIPPGTAERNRVYTHCARELSVDVARRALADTPGFEKQDVTHIIYTSCTGFANPGPDYHVIRELGLRENVQRYTLGFMGCYAAFPALRMAAQFCEADPQAVVLVICLELCTLHMQINDHHDSILANSLFADGAAAAVVSARSPMNKKPAYLLRGFESALVPSSESEMAWEIGNEGFNIVLSSYVPDIIGGNIRQLLNGILGRQGCKVDSMQEWAVHPGGRSILDKVQESLALRPEALEASRTILRDYGNMSSATILFVLKEMLDSAETDHATLCAMAFGPGLTVETALLERIGCRAAVHLPTAESLQT; encoded by the coding sequence ATGCCTGCTTACATTCATCACATCGCCACCGGTAATCCTGCCTACACTTACAGTCAGGCTTATACGCGAGATCGTCTCAAGGACTGGGCCGTGGATCCGAAAACCAAGCGCCTCATCCACGCCATTTACAATCGCAGCGGCATCGAGACGCGGCATAGTGTGACGGGAGATTTTGTCATGGGGTCGGAGGCTAGCCTATACCGCAGTGATGCGGAGGGGCGCCTCATTCCACCCGGCACGGCGGAGCGTAATCGCGTTTACACGCACTGTGCGCGGGAGCTCTCGGTGGATGTGGCCCGCCGGGCTTTGGCGGATACACCAGGGTTTGAGAAGCAAGACGTCACCCACATCATCTACACCTCTTGCACCGGCTTTGCCAATCCAGGGCCAGATTACCACGTTATCCGGGAGCTAGGCCTGCGGGAGAATGTACAACGCTACACGCTGGGGTTCATGGGCTGCTACGCGGCCTTTCCTGCGCTACGCATGGCCGCGCAGTTTTGCGAGGCCGATCCGCAGGCTGTGGTGCTGGTCATTTGCCTGGAACTCTGCACGCTGCACATGCAGATCAATGATCATCACGACAGCATTTTGGCGAACTCTTTGTTCGCGGATGGTGCGGCAGCGGCGGTCGTTAGTGCACGATCACCGATGAATAAAAAGCCTGCTTACTTGCTGCGGGGTTTTGAGTCAGCCCTCGTTCCCTCCAGTGAATCCGAAATGGCCTGGGAAATCGGCAATGAGGGATTTAACATTGTCCTCTCCAGTTACGTTCCGGACATCATCGGGGGAAACATCCGCCAGTTGCTCAATGGCATTTTGGGCCGCCAGGGCTGCAAGGTGGACTCCATGCAGGAATGGGCTGTGCATCCCGGGGGCCGTTCCATCTTGGATAAAGTCCAGGAGAGCCTAGCCCTCCGGCCTGAAGCTCTGGAGGCCTCACGCACCATCCTGCGAGACTATGGGAACATGAGCAGCGCCACCATCCTGTTTGTGCTGAAAGAGATGCTCGACTCAGCGGAAACAGATCATGCCACTCTCTGTGCCATGGCTTTTGGGCCTGGTCTCACCGTGGAGACGGCCCTGCTGGAACGGATTGGCTGCCGGGCTGCCGTTCATCTGCCCACGGCGGAAAGCCTGCAAACCTAG
- a CDS encoding YceI family protein, producing the protein MLLRCCLFLTLCFAHPVFAQSRANWAGTAAITFAGTSTLHDWAGQVAAQPFTTVVVSDAAGAPTQISAKVTVSAKAMDTAEPKRDENMRKAMKVTEYPLIEAAIDAAVGEVSQDGKTPSTLPMKLKLLGKEQSVQGRISQWKLVGKKATFDLDFDVSLKASGIEVPSVLLLIRVGDAVKVHASVTLTQP; encoded by the coding sequence ATGCTTTTACGTTGTTGTTTGTTTTTAACGCTTTGTTTTGCGCATCCTGTTTTTGCACAAAGTCGTGCGAATTGGGCAGGCACTGCCGCCATCACCTTTGCGGGCACTTCCACGCTCCATGATTGGGCAGGACAGGTAGCCGCCCAGCCTTTCACCACCGTTGTGGTCTCCGATGCCGCAGGTGCTCCCACGCAGATTTCTGCCAAGGTCACCGTCTCTGCTAAGGCCATGGACACGGCTGAACCGAAGCGCGATGAAAACATGCGCAAGGCCATGAAAGTGACGGAGTATCCGTTGATCGAAGCCGCGATAGATGCCGCTGTGGGTGAAGTCTCTCAGGATGGCAAGACCCCTTCGACTTTACCCATGAAGTTGAAGCTTCTAGGCAAAGAGCAGAGCGTCCAGGGCCGCATCAGCCAATGGAAGCTTGTGGGTAAGAAAGCCACCTTCGACCTGGACTTCGACGTATCTCTCAAGGCCAGTGGCATTGAGGTGCCGTCGGTTCTGTTACTCATCCGCGTGGGCGATGCCGTGAAGGTACATGCCAGCGTCACCCTCACCCAGCCCTGA
- a CDS encoding putative Ig domain-containing protein has protein sequence MNLFSVIDKFKKPFSRYSSLLLLFQRSPIVQMLFPEAKLLTSAAFVDTTKFVITSVVGLGAFDSVAGATSVSQVAPSAGSATVPVTAGTNLAGVFQIVGGGGHTPQSWSVSSGTLPSGLTLANAKSKTTTLTGTTTQTGNHVVTIRGWENANFSGRSAQASFTLQVSAGAGAAIGTHPASTTISSGSTATLTVSATGGAPLTYQWYEGASGVTTQPVGTNAASFTTPNLTATKSYWVKVSNAANPGGAQSNTATVTVLQPAAIAEQPVSTQVNSGQSTTLSVVATGDGPLTYQWYQGVSGLITTPVGTNAASFTTPSLLTSTSYWVRVSNAALPGGVDSSTVTVSVTAPAEPTILTASTLATGFVGNIYSTSLSVIGGTGPYTWRVSEGVLPAGLTLSDQGLLSGTPQSSSRNSFTVEVADVQARVATKVFTLPLTDLVIRTAVLPTAVQGVAFSHSLQHTGGTGPYTWEIASGAPPAGITLSPAGVLSGIPTASGSATFTVRLTDGSPVVLVKSLTLPVSATYLAPIVDPVAFSPTTLGALVNQIVTASNYPKTFAITGLPKGLTFVPSTGVIKGRATVPGRYEVQVRASNAGGVSAVVVAPWVVNALDVHQVGNFTGLIKREAGANKGLGGTFSLTTTSLGAYTLKVTGALPTSGAAAAGMAYSAKGFLNASAPHISVVLGGQTLTLNLEAGTGEVTGQLGAAAVNGWRNAWHVRDQPATAYVGYYSLALDLQEARDRSSLTIPHGTGFATFSVTPAGTLILLGKTADGETITSSSFLSSQGQLAVYTPLYKKLGSVQGELLLDLQGAGFEDNVILGGLSWVKPVTVSRLYPASFGDVPLTAAGAYLAESSKTKAILGLPTVGNVTLDLTEGGLSFSATDPRLQFTFTAANKVVLPIITENPGKVALTITPGTGKVSGSFTLVETSPPLTRAKVPLVGQVVRLADGSVKAVGYFLLPQIPQLNEKATATPILSGGFSLLQPLP, from the coding sequence ATGAATCTCTTTTCCGTGATCGATAAGTTCAAGAAACCCTTTTCCAGATACAGCTCATTGCTGCTCCTGTTTCAGCGTTCGCCGATTGTGCAGATGCTTTTCCCAGAGGCCAAGTTACTGACTTCAGCAGCCTTTGTGGATACGACGAAGTTCGTCATTACCAGTGTGGTCGGGCTGGGGGCTTTTGACAGTGTGGCAGGGGCCACCTCCGTCAGCCAAGTGGCCCCTTCCGCAGGCTCTGCCACCGTGCCAGTGACGGCAGGAACCAATCTCGCAGGGGTCTTTCAGATCGTGGGTGGTGGTGGGCACACCCCTCAGTCGTGGTCTGTTTCCAGCGGCACTTTGCCGAGTGGCCTAACGCTCGCGAATGCTAAAAGTAAAACGACCACGCTGACAGGGACGACGACCCAGACAGGCAACCATGTGGTCACCATTCGAGGGTGGGAAAATGCCAACTTCAGCGGGCGATCTGCGCAGGCCAGCTTTACTCTGCAAGTCTCTGCCGGTGCAGGCGCTGCCATTGGCACGCACCCGGCCTCGACTACCATCAGCAGCGGCAGCACAGCCACTTTAACCGTTTCGGCAACCGGTGGCGCACCGTTGACTTATCAATGGTATGAAGGGGCCAGTGGTGTCACCACCCAACCCGTAGGGACGAATGCGGCAAGCTTCACCACCCCGAATCTCACGGCGACGAAGAGTTACTGGGTCAAAGTAAGCAACGCGGCAAACCCTGGTGGGGCACAGTCAAATACGGCCACAGTCACTGTGCTGCAGCCAGCAGCCATCGCGGAGCAACCTGTTTCAACTCAGGTCAACAGCGGGCAAAGCACGACCCTCTCTGTGGTAGCCACTGGGGATGGCCCTCTAACTTACCAGTGGTATCAGGGTGTGAGTGGGCTCATCACCACCCCAGTCGGTACCAATGCCGCCTCCTTCACCACCCCGAGCTTGCTTACCAGCACCAGCTATTGGGTGAGAGTGAGTAACGCCGCCTTGCCTGGCGGAGTAGATTCCAGCACGGTCACGGTATCCGTTACGGCTCCGGCGGAGCCGACGATTTTGACAGCCTCCACTTTGGCCACCGGTTTCGTGGGCAACATCTACAGCACGTCTTTGAGCGTCATCGGCGGGACGGGTCCCTACACTTGGCGCGTCAGTGAGGGCGTCTTGCCAGCAGGTCTAACGTTGAGTGATCAAGGCCTGTTATCTGGCACGCCGCAATCTTCCAGCCGCAACAGCTTCACCGTGGAGGTGGCTGATGTGCAGGCACGGGTCGCGACCAAAGTTTTCACGCTTCCGTTGACGGATCTCGTCATCCGCACGGCTGTGCTACCCACGGCTGTTCAAGGGGTGGCGTTTTCTCACAGCTTGCAGCACACCGGCGGGACGGGTCCCTACACCTGGGAGATCGCCTCGGGCGCACCGCCAGCAGGCATCACGCTCAGCCCAGCCGGCGTGTTGTCGGGAATACCCACAGCGTCAGGCAGTGCCACCTTCACCGTGCGTTTGACGGATGGCAGTCCGGTGGTTCTTGTGAAATCGCTGACGTTGCCCGTTTCTGCCACTTATCTGGCTCCGATCGTGGATCCGGTGGCGTTTTCTCCCACCACCTTGGGTGCCTTGGTCAATCAGATCGTGACGGCTTCAAACTACCCCAAAACTTTTGCCATTACCGGGCTGCCGAAGGGCCTCACTTTTGTGCCTAGCACGGGTGTCATCAAAGGCCGTGCCACGGTGCCGGGGCGCTATGAGGTGCAAGTGCGTGCTAGCAATGCGGGTGGGGTGAGTGCGGTAGTCGTAGCACCGTGGGTGGTGAATGCTTTGGACGTACATCAGGTCGGGAACTTTACGGGTTTGATCAAGCGTGAAGCGGGAGCTAATAAAGGTCTAGGCGGTACCTTCTCCCTCACCACCACCTCCCTGGGGGCTTATACCTTGAAGGTCACCGGGGCCCTTCCCACCAGTGGTGCAGCAGCAGCAGGCATGGCCTATTCAGCGAAGGGTTTCTTGAATGCCTCCGCGCCTCATATCTCGGTGGTTCTAGGTGGGCAGACGCTTACCCTCAATCTGGAAGCTGGCACAGGTGAAGTGACGGGCCAGCTTGGTGCTGCGGCGGTGAATGGCTGGCGCAATGCCTGGCATGTGCGAGACCAGCCCGCGACCGCTTATGTGGGTTACTACAGTCTGGCCTTGGACCTTCAAGAAGCGAGGGATCGGAGTTCGCTCACCATCCCTCACGGCACAGGGTTTGCCACTTTCAGTGTCACCCCTGCAGGCACCTTAATCCTGCTGGGTAAAACGGCCGATGGGGAGACCATTACGAGCAGCAGCTTTCTCAGCTCGCAGGGGCAATTGGCAGTTTACACTCCGCTTTATAAAAAGTTAGGCAGCGTGCAGGGCGAGCTGCTGCTGGACCTTCAGGGGGCGGGTTTTGAGGACAATGTCATCCTCGGTGGCTTGAGTTGGGTGAAACCGGTCACGGTATCACGTCTCTATCCTGCCTCTTTTGGAGATGTGCCACTCACGGCAGCAGGGGCTTACTTGGCTGAATCCAGCAAGACCAAAGCCATCCTTGGCTTGCCCACCGTGGGCAATGTAACTTTGGATTTAACCGAGGGTGGATTATCCTTCTCGGCGACAGATCCGAGGCTTCAATTCACCTTCACCGCGGCGAACAAAGTCGTGTTGCCGATCATCACGGAAAATCCGGGTAAAGTAGCGCTCACCATTACCCCAGGCACTGGCAAAGTCAGTGGCAGCTTCACGTTGGTCGAAACCAGTCCACCGCTTACCCGGGCTAAAGTCCCCTTGGTGGGACAGGTAGTGCGCCTGGCGGATGGTTCTGTGAAGGCGGTGGGCTACTTCCTGCTGCCTCAGATTCCGCAACTCAATGAAAAGGCCACCGCTACACCCATCCTCTCGGGCGGATTTAGCCTGCTTCAACCGCTGCCTTAA
- a CDS encoding DUF4266 domain-containing protein, which translates to MKPRLLFLAVTVAATLSSCSSHLVRVRPFERGNLANPLMSPERDTLFLAMTNHAYFSREASYGGGGVGGGGCGCN; encoded by the coding sequence ATGAAACCTCGTTTACTTTTCTTAGCGGTCACTGTGGCCGCCACCTTGAGCAGTTGCTCCAGCCACCTGGTGCGCGTGAGGCCTTTTGAGAGGGGAAACCTTGCCAATCCTCTGATGAGCCCAGAGCGCGATACGCTGTTTCTGGCGATGACCAATCATGCCTACTTTTCTCGCGAGGCCAGTTACGGCGGCGGTGGGGTAGGTGGCGGCGGCTGCGGATGCAATTAA
- a CDS encoding TlpA family protein disulfide reductase encodes MKYIVTLISTLCLGLTMSFAGEPATGSTLPDLKSLLPSATLPKTAGKVVLVDFWASWCAPCKASFSTMARLHDTYAKKGLVIIGIGVDEEAEKYQAFAAKNPVGFALVHDTQQKAAAFFNPPTMPTSYLVGRDGKIRHIHKGFKGAKTEAEYVKEIEELLAQ; translated from the coding sequence ATGAAATACATCGTCACTCTTATCAGCACCCTGTGTCTCGGCCTAACCATGAGCTTTGCAGGCGAACCCGCCACGGGCTCAACCCTGCCGGACCTCAAAAGTCTATTGCCCAGCGCAACGCTGCCTAAAACAGCGGGAAAAGTCGTCCTGGTCGATTTCTGGGCCTCCTGGTGCGCGCCATGCAAAGCATCCTTTTCTACGATGGCTCGCCTGCACGATACCTATGCTAAGAAAGGTCTCGTCATCATCGGCATCGGGGTAGATGAAGAAGCGGAAAAGTACCAGGCCTTTGCCGCGAAGAACCCCGTAGGTTTCGCCCTGGTTCACGACACTCAGCAGAAGGCGGCCGCCTTTTTTAATCCGCCCACCATGCCGACTAGCTACCTCGTCGGGCGAGATGGCAAAATCCGCCACATCCATAAGGGCTTCAAAGGCGCAAAGACGGAAGCCGAATACGTGAAAGAGATCGAGGAACTGCTCGCCCAATAA
- a CDS encoding FAD:protein FMN transferase: protein MSKAASSTPAVIPPDSRGVRSLAFKAMGTACVIQFRCEDQKAALKFLAEALGWLGEFEAKFSRFRPDSLLSQINQAAGQRWVEIDAEMEQMLDMGEAMHRLTEGLLDPAMLPLIQLWDWKKVHERLPLEAEVQKALTLSNWKEVERKPGKIYLPRTGMGLDFGGFGKEHAVDQVIAIARRHGIVDILVDLGRDILALGGNGQHPFWHVGIQDGVQTDRCIGGLAVSGYAVCASGDYARRFEHGGVRYGHILDRRTGWPVRHGLRAVTVVAPTSLIAGIYSTCVFVLGRKEGLQFAESAPGVEACLQGEQGVTATRHFRQYQVQSA, encoded by the coding sequence ATGTCTAAAGCCGCATCATCCACACCTGCCGTCATCCCTCCAGATAGCCGAGGCGTGCGCAGCCTAGCCTTCAAGGCGATGGGCACCGCCTGTGTCATCCAGTTTCGCTGCGAGGACCAGAAAGCGGCCCTGAAGTTCCTAGCAGAAGCGCTGGGCTGGTTAGGCGAATTTGAAGCCAAGTTTTCGCGTTTTCGACCGGACTCGCTGCTATCACAAATCAATCAGGCGGCCGGGCAGCGCTGGGTCGAAATTGATGCGGAGATGGAGCAGATGCTCGACATGGGTGAGGCCATGCACCGCCTAACAGAAGGTTTGCTCGATCCCGCCATGCTGCCGCTGATCCAGCTCTGGGATTGGAAGAAAGTGCATGAGCGGCTGCCGCTGGAGGCTGAAGTGCAGAAGGCCCTCACCTTGTCCAACTGGAAAGAAGTGGAGCGCAAGCCTGGGAAGATCTACCTCCCCAGAACGGGCATGGGCCTCGACTTCGGAGGTTTTGGCAAAGAGCATGCGGTGGATCAAGTCATCGCCATCGCTCGTCGCCACGGCATCGTGGATATCCTGGTGGATCTGGGGCGTGACATTCTGGCCTTGGGCGGGAATGGGCAGCATCCGTTCTGGCATGTAGGCATTCAGGATGGCGTGCAGACGGACCGCTGCATCGGAGGTCTTGCCGTCTCAGGTTATGCCGTGTGCGCATCAGGCGACTATGCCCGGCGCTTTGAGCACGGAGGCGTGCGCTATGGCCATATCCTAGACCGCCGTACGGGATGGCCTGTGCGCCATGGGCTGCGTGCGGTGACGGTGGTGGCACCCACTTCCCTCATCGCCGGCATTTACTCCACCTGTGTCTTTGTGCTGGGGCGAAAGGAGGGTCTCCAGTTCGCAGAAAGCGCCCCAGGTGTGGAGGCCTGTCTGCAGGGGGAGCAGGGAGTCACAGCCACCCGTCATTTTCGTCAGTATCAAGTCCAGTCAGCTTAA